One stretch of Armigeres subalbatus isolate Guangzhou_Male chromosome 2, GZ_Asu_2, whole genome shotgun sequence DNA includes these proteins:
- the LOC134214457 gene encoding zinc finger protein 502-like, with protein MSHEVPEISCPDNSTMYESLNDSDLANIKDEADIKNPQNSSSCHIFCTLCLRSCAPHMLLEFSSYNDHGVVNVRVAEQKVHHAIGLSLKLKQHGMCLTCWMLIELITDFKECCVKATNKLSGLSMGLANDDEWNSENILNGIDKNRKVIWEHIALIDSQNKLASYKSLDTEQNSVSLSDVKVNDFMDDVRSDMRTKTTVLKRKYPKRKSSARSKQSGVDVDVDEHTREQTPNNPTVESEPSELEKDNYQVMIASCDSCVRKFDGKRALKMHKAHCTLECPSSRKYYSCPICTASFSENSGLTFHMNKHKGTRPYKCRKFCDRTYASNYSRIKHERAFCEQENRICPICGASLKNEGCLNRHMQHVHGEAKYACEICGRRFRNHNVLADHRRVHSDERKYSCDECTKRFKSPFALRNHKRIHSPIRPFPCHVCDHAFYYKVLLKAHIQRHHGSNAIG; from the exons ATGTCCCATGAAGTACCGGAGATCTCATGCCCTGATAATTCAACAATGTATGAGTCGCTGAATGATTCAG ATTTGGCCAACATAAAAGATGAAGCTGATATTAAAAATCCGCAGAATAGCAGTTCATGCCACATCTTCTGTACCTTATGTCTACGGAGCTGTGCTCCCCATATGCTGCTTGAATTCAGTTCCTACAATGACCACGGAGTTGTCAACGTACGCGTAGCTGAGCAAAAAGTGCATCATGCGATAGGATTGTCTCTGAAGCTGAAACAGCACGGCATGTGCCTCACTTGCTGGATGTTGATCGAGCTAATTACGGACTTTAAGGAATGCTGTGTAAAGGCTACCAACAAGCTTTCCGGGCTCTCAATGGGTTTGGCAAATGACGATGAGTGGAATTCTGAAAACATTCTTAATGGAATCGATAAAAACCGTAAAGTTATTTGGGAACATATCGCTCTGATTGATTCGCAAAACAAACTTGCTTCCTACAAAAGCTTAGATACGGAACAGAATTCGGTATCCCTTTCAGATGTAAAAGTAAATGATTTTATGGACGATGTTCGCAGTGATATGCGAACAAAAACTACCgtattgaaaagaaaatatcCTAAAAGAAAAAGTTCTGCCCGGAGCAAACAATCTGGCGTCGATGTTGATGTTGACGAACATACGAGGGAACAAACTCCAAACAACCCGACTGTAGAATCTGAACCCAGCGAACTGGAGAAAGATAACTACCAAGTAATGATTGCTTCATGCGACAGCTGTGTCAGAAAATTCGATGGCAAACGCGCTCTCAAAATGCACAAAGCGCATTGCACATTGGAATGTCCATCGAGCAGGAAATACTACAGCTGTCCGATTTGCACGGCCTCATTCTCCGAGAACAGCGGTTTAACATTCCACATGAACAAACACAAAGGCACGAGGCCATACAAATGCCGAAAGTTTTGCGATAGGACCTACGCTAGTAACTACTCCCGCATCAAACACGAGCGAGCATTCTGCGAGCAGGAAAACCGTATTTGTCCGATTTGCGGGGCATCGTTGAAGAACGAGGGTTGTCTTAATAGACATATGCAGCACGTACACGGTGAAGCAAAGTATGCCTGTGAAATATGCGGCAGAAGGTTCAGGAATCA CAATGTTCTGGCCGACCATAGACGGGTGCATTCAGACGAGCGAAAGTATAGCTGTGACGAATGCACCAAACGATTCAAGAGTCCGTTCGCGCTTAGAAATCACAAGCGAATTCACTCGCCGATACGGCCATTTCCCTGCCATGTGTGCGATCATGCCTTCTACTACAAGGTTCTTTTGAAGGCTCACATCCAACGACATCATGGTTCAAATGCTATTGGATAG